The following proteins are co-located in the Dromiciops gliroides isolate mDroGli1 chromosome 2, mDroGli1.pri, whole genome shotgun sequence genome:
- the ORM1 gene encoding alpha-1-acid glycoprotein 1 isoform X2, whose amino-acid sequence MVLNRAFFILSFVPLLMAQQPDCASLIPTFNDTIIDQLSGKWYYIASAFGFRPYQEEAQRIQSSFYYFIPNKTEDVFQGKEYNTIGDKCVYEESEILFNRTNGILSKIVDPNQRHDVQVMLTQDQNGFFMFVFLNDTVLRGVSLSVSTQKASEEHLKEFQEIVKCLGFREEELNYTDWSKDKCEPLEKEHIEKQSKEAKDASRTEEPS is encoded by the exons ATGGTGCTCAACAGGGCTTTCTTCATCCTGAGCTTTGTACCTCTGCTTATGGCTCAGCAGCCAGACTGTGCCAGCCTCATTCCAACTTTCAATGATACTATCATAGACCAG TTGTCTGGCAAGTGGTACTATATTGCCTCAGCGTTTGGCTTCCGTCCATACCAAGAAGAGGCCCAGAGGATCCAGTCATCTTTCTACTACTTTATCCCCAATAAGACAGAGGACGTATTCCAAGGAAAAGAGTACAATACCAT TGGAGACAAATGTGTGTATGAAGAAAGTGAGATCCTCTTCAACAGAACCAATGGAATCCTTTCAAAGATCG TAGATCCGAATCAGCGTCATGACGTCCAGGTTATGCTGACCCAGGACCAGAATGGCTTTTTCATGTTCGTCTTTCTAAATGACACAGTTCTTCGAGGAGTGTCTCTTTCTG TTTCAACCCAGAAGGCCTCTGAGGAGCATCTGAAAGAGTTCCAGGAGATTGTCAAGTGCCTGGGCTTCCGAGAGGAGGAGTTGAACTACACCGATTGGAGCAAG GATAAGTGTGAGCCACTGGAGAAGGAGCACATTGAAAAGCAGAGCAAGGAAGCCAAGGATGCATCCAGAACAGAAGAGCCCTCCTAG
- the ORM1 gene encoding alpha-1-acid glycoprotein 1 isoform X1, giving the protein MVLNRAFFILSFVPLLMAQQPDCASLIPTFNDTIIDQLSGKWYYIASAFGFRPYQEEAQRIQSSFYYFIPNKTEDVFQGKEYNTIGDKCVYEESEILFNRTNGILSKIDPNQRHDVQVMLTQDQNGFFMFVFLNDTVLRGVSLSVSTQKASEEHLKEFQEIVKCLGFREEELNYTDWSKDKCEPLEKEHIEKQSKEAKDASRTEEPS; this is encoded by the exons ATGGTGCTCAACAGGGCTTTCTTCATCCTGAGCTTTGTACCTCTGCTTATGGCTCAGCAGCCAGACTGTGCCAGCCTCATTCCAACTTTCAATGATACTATCATAGACCAG TTGTCTGGCAAGTGGTACTATATTGCCTCAGCGTTTGGCTTCCGTCCATACCAAGAAGAGGCCCAGAGGATCCAGTCATCTTTCTACTACTTTATCCCCAATAAGACAGAGGACGTATTCCAAGGAAAAGAGTACAATACCAT TGGAGACAAATGTGTGTATGAAGAAAGTGAGATCCTCTTCAACAGAACCAATGGAATCCTTTCAAAGATCG ATCCGAATCAGCGTCATGACGTCCAGGTTATGCTGACCCAGGACCAGAATGGCTTTTTCATGTTCGTCTTTCTAAATGACACAGTTCTTCGAGGAGTGTCTCTTTCTG TTTCAACCCAGAAGGCCTCTGAGGAGCATCTGAAAGAGTTCCAGGAGATTGTCAAGTGCCTGGGCTTCCGAGAGGAGGAGTTGAACTACACCGATTGGAGCAAG GATAAGTGTGAGCCACTGGAGAAGGAGCACATTGAAAAGCAGAGCAAGGAAGCCAAGGATGCATCCAGAACAGAAGAGCCCTCCTAG